The genomic segment GTCGATGAGTGCGTTGTCGATCAGCCGGGTGCCCCCGACCTTGGCAGCCACGAGCAGCAGCCCCCGGCCCAGGAAGGAGGGTCCCACGTCGCTGAGGTCGGCCGGGTCGACAAGCGCGCAGTACCCGAGCGCCAGCCCCGGCTCGGCGTCCAGCACGGCTCGCGCCGCCGCCA from the Actinomycetes bacterium genome contains:
- a CDS encoding pantoate--beta-alanine ligase, with product AAARAVLDAEPGLALGYCALVDPADLSDVGPSFLGRGLLLVAAKVGGTRLIDNALIDDVGVTR